One segment of Streptomyces sp. NBC_01463 DNA contains the following:
- a CDS encoding DUF4389 domain-containing protein — MADAQWSPGRRTGDADEFLPVLDIIEPTRQRRLTVLVRLLLLIPHFIVLFVLEIAAFFTVVFGWFAALVLGRLPEPVFRFLAAVLAYRTRVAASGMLLVDRYPPFTLTQPSGYPVAIDVRPTRLNRLAVFFRLILVIPAAILQSLATSGWCVLAVVWWLITLILGRMPRPLFEATAATLRYEMRVSAYLSMLTPAYPKGFFGEDALSVPQQQGRSATRPLVMSTAGKVLLVLFLVLGLVSSVTTSVTRSSSDDSDYHARG; from the coding sequence ATGGCCGACGCGCAATGGAGCCCGGGGCGAAGGACCGGGGACGCGGACGAATTCCTGCCCGTCCTGGACATCATCGAGCCCACGCGCCAGCGGCGGCTCACCGTCCTGGTCCGCCTCCTCCTGCTGATCCCGCACTTCATCGTGCTGTTCGTCCTGGAGATCGCGGCCTTCTTCACCGTGGTGTTCGGCTGGTTCGCGGCCCTCGTCCTGGGCCGGCTGCCCGAACCCGTCTTCCGCTTCCTCGCGGCGGTCCTCGCCTACCGCACCCGGGTCGCCGCGAGCGGCATGCTCCTCGTCGACCGCTATCCGCCGTTCACCTTGACCCAGCCGTCCGGCTACCCGGTCGCGATCGACGTCCGTCCGACGCGGCTCAACCGGCTGGCCGTGTTCTTCCGGCTGATCCTGGTGATTCCCGCCGCCATCCTGCAGAGCCTCGCCACGTCCGGCTGGTGCGTCCTGGCGGTCGTGTGGTGGCTGATCACGCTGATCCTGGGCCGGATGCCCCGCCCCCTGTTCGAGGCGACCGCGGCCACCCTGCGCTACGAGATGCGGGTGTCCGCCTATCTCTCGATGCTCACCCCCGCCTACCCCAAGGGGTTCTTCGGCGAGGACGCCCTGTCCGTACCGCAGCAGCAGGGACGGTCCGCGACCCGCCCCCTGGTCATGAGCACCGCGGGCAAGGTGCTGCTGGTCCTCTTCCTCGTCCTCGGGCTCGTCAGCAGCGTGACGACGTCGGTGACCCGCTCGTCGTCCGACGACAGCGACTACCACGCGCGGGGATAA
- a CDS encoding lytic polysaccharide monooxygenase — MHAKRKTAAAIGAVLAPVLALTLPVSSASAHGYISSPPSRQAQCAAGTVSCGDITYEPQSVEGPKGLTSCSGGNSRFADLDDDSKGWHVTPVSRSTSFQWVLTARHSTSTWQYFAGGQKIAEFNDNGAQPGATVTHQVDFGSHTGKQKVLAVWNIADTSNAFYACIDVDVS, encoded by the coding sequence ATGCACGCGAAAAGGAAGACCGCAGCAGCCATCGGTGCCGTACTCGCACCGGTCCTCGCCCTGACCCTCCCGGTGAGCTCCGCCAGCGCCCACGGCTACATCTCCTCGCCGCCCAGCAGGCAGGCGCAGTGTGCCGCCGGCACCGTCAGCTGCGGCGACATCACGTACGAACCCCAGAGCGTGGAAGGCCCCAAGGGGCTGACCAGCTGCAGCGGCGGCAACAGCAGGTTCGCCGATCTCGACGACGACTCCAAGGGCTGGCACGTCACCCCGGTGAGCCGGAGCACCTCCTTCCAGTGGGTGCTCACCGCCCGCCACTCCACCAGCACCTGGCAGTACTTCGCCGGAGGCCAGAAGATCGCCGAGTTCAACGACAACGGCGCCCAGCCCGGCGCCACCGTCACCCACCAGGTGGACTTCGGCAGTCACACCGGCAAGCAGAAGGTCCTCGCGGTGTGGAACATCGCAGACACGTCCAACGCCTTCTACGCCTGCATCGACGTCGACGTCAGCTGA
- a CDS encoding DUF1275 domain-containing protein yields MPTSTASTDPAGRDTADDPRGHAALLLLSAASGAADAFVFLRVGQVFAGVMTGNLVLLGASAAGAGEDGVALRVVTALAGYGCGVAWGAVAGERTWWRLPVMLLAEVVLLAAGAVLWACGVITSDGESLGLLVLMALAMGIQGRVRATPTNYFTGTLTSLVGRLARGALRRGDGWVVGRLVSVVAGAAVAALAVRLWPAAGAVPAAALAAAALLVEATGRRAVPAREGP; encoded by the coding sequence GTGCCGACCTCCACCGCCTCCACCGATCCGGCCGGCCGCGACACCGCGGACGATCCCCGCGGGCATGCGGCGCTCCTGCTGCTGTCGGCTGCCTCCGGGGCGGCGGACGCCTTCGTGTTCCTCCGGGTCGGCCAGGTCTTCGCCGGGGTGATGACGGGCAACCTTGTGCTGCTGGGCGCCTCGGCGGCGGGGGCCGGGGAGGACGGAGTCGCGCTGCGCGTGGTCACCGCGCTGGCCGGTTACGGCTGCGGGGTGGCCTGGGGCGCGGTGGCGGGTGAGCGGACGTGGTGGCGGCTGCCGGTGATGCTGCTGGCCGAGGTGGTGCTGCTGGCCGCCGGCGCGGTGCTGTGGGCCTGCGGCGTGATCACCTCGGACGGCGAGTCACTGGGCCTGCTGGTGCTCATGGCGCTGGCGATGGGCATCCAGGGACGGGTGCGTGCCACTCCCACGAACTACTTCACCGGGACGCTGACCTCACTGGTCGGGCGGCTCGCCCGGGGGGCCCTGCGCCGCGGGGACGGCTGGGTCGTCGGCCGGCTGGTCTCCGTGGTGGCGGGTGCGGCGGTGGCCGCGCTGGCGGTGCGCCTGTGGCCGGCGGCCGGGGCCGTGCCGGCGGCCGCGCTGGCCGCTGCGGCGCTGCTCGTCGAAGCGACGGGGCGGCGTGCGGTTCCGGCGCGCGAGGGGCCGTAG
- a CDS encoding GNAT family N-acetyltransferase, giving the protein MADTWVRLELDLAAFDTDRFERHVTKCRDEGIRLTTLADLGDTPEHRRALYALNKECSADIPERGEFFSYEEFCTRRFDTPSYDPRGVVIALDGDEWIGMAATSNHGDFLFNEMTGVRAAHRGRGISLAMKTFGMRFAAESGVRRIRTFHHPANDSAIGMNRTLGYADTE; this is encoded by the coding sequence ATGGCCGACACCTGGGTGAGGCTGGAACTCGACCTGGCCGCCTTCGACACGGACCGGTTCGAGCGGCACGTGACCAAGTGCCGTGACGAGGGCATCCGCCTGACCACCCTCGCCGATCTGGGGGACACCCCGGAGCACCGGCGTGCGCTGTACGCACTCAACAAGGAGTGCTCGGCCGACATCCCGGAGCGGGGCGAGTTCTTCTCGTACGAGGAGTTCTGCACACGCCGCTTCGACACCCCTTCGTACGATCCGCGGGGCGTCGTGATCGCCCTGGACGGCGACGAGTGGATCGGCATGGCGGCCACCTCGAACCACGGGGACTTCCTGTTCAACGAGATGACCGGGGTGCGGGCGGCCCACCGGGGCCGCGGCATCTCGCTCGCGATGAAGACGTTCGGGATGCGGTTCGCCGCCGAGAGCGGCGTGCGGCGGATCCGTACCTTCCACCATCCGGCGAACGACAGCGCCATCGGGATGAACCGGACCCTCGGGTACGCCGACACCGAATGA
- a CDS encoding DUF4230 domain-containing protein — MTSTDPATDQSRQPDDTAAPGRVRDRRTHRWGRIAAIAAAALVLLLLGTRLSLLPGLSDVFGEETRDRSGPAVLKSIQDMSRYEAAAGNFQVVVDLEKDTKFLPDAIRGSRTLYVGAGTVGASVDLGRTARNGVVVNDDRTEAEIRLPHAVLGKAALDPDRSYAVSKQRGLFDRIGDFFSDNPGSEQAVNKLAAQHIGEAAKESGLTQRAEKNTTAMLQGLLGSLGFEKVTVHYGEAPR, encoded by the coding sequence ATGACGTCCACCGACCCGGCAACGGACCAGTCCCGACAGCCCGACGACACCGCAGCCCCCGGCCGCGTCCGGGACCGCCGCACCCATCGATGGGGGAGGATCGCGGCCATCGCCGCGGCCGCCCTCGTCCTGCTGCTCCTCGGCACCCGCCTCAGCCTGCTCCCGGGGCTCTCCGACGTCTTCGGCGAGGAGACCCGGGACCGCTCGGGTCCCGCCGTGCTGAAGTCGATCCAGGACATGAGCCGGTACGAGGCGGCGGCGGGCAACTTCCAGGTCGTCGTCGACCTGGAGAAGGACACGAAGTTCCTCCCCGACGCGATCCGCGGCTCGCGCACGCTGTACGTCGGCGCCGGCACCGTCGGCGCCTCCGTGGACCTGGGCAGGACCGCGCGCAACGGCGTCGTCGTCAACGACGACCGCACGGAGGCCGAGATCAGGCTGCCGCACGCCGTCCTGGGCAAGGCCGCACTCGACCCGGACCGCTCGTACGCGGTGTCCAAGCAGCGCGGACTCTTCGACCGGATCGGGGACTTCTTCTCCGACAACCCGGGCAGCGAGCAGGCGGTCAACAAACTCGCCGCCCAGCACATCGGTGAAGCGGCCAAGGAGAGCGGCCTGACGCAGCGCGCCGAGAAGAACACCACCGCGATGCTCCAGGGACTGCTCGGCTCACTCGGCTTCGAGAAGGTCACCGTCCACTACGGCGAGGCACCCCGCTGA
- a CDS encoding SpoIIE family protein phosphatase, whose product MPPHLSADRPAPQPPERDAGDAVDALISRTRRLRGDVDAVRRDTVLVDEDDPQLRWQRALCDLAVHQLDDLGAHLGQLKEGLSPEAAEQLAARTAPLTGQEPIADEQPGSLIGRVGSAEWNLLTDEVTWSDELFQIFGRTAEAGPLSLDDLPAVLLPEDQPLLTALVTDCLVDGKPIDGEFRILRPDGRMRSLHMMGEPVLDADGCTASMWAVLRDVSALHRSRQTVRRTQESARRQQDIARAERRMAMDLQEAVLPPWRGSLRLPDQGPGALDIAAHYLPSESSALIGGGWYDAMELPDGRTLLTVGDLTGHGIQATSAMAMILGALRGMAVAGIEPGALMGHLNQLLETSIQPALGSAVCCRFDPATRRLDWAQAGHPAPLLFRDGAGRPVPPPDGVLLGAASGVTYEQEELHLLPGDVLVLHTDGLARDNGNTRNGLRPGTETLLGLAPRFAEARTAQECVRTVVEEFGGTERLDDACVLIARIGA is encoded by the coding sequence ATGCCGCCCCACCTGTCCGCGGACCGCCCCGCACCCCAGCCGCCCGAGCGCGATGCCGGTGATGCCGTAGACGCGTTGATCAGCCGGACGCGTCGGCTGCGCGGCGACGTGGACGCGGTGCGGCGCGACACCGTCCTGGTCGACGAGGACGACCCGCAGCTGCGCTGGCAGCGCGCGCTCTGCGATCTCGCGGTGCATCAGCTCGACGATCTGGGCGCACATCTGGGACAGCTGAAGGAAGGGCTCTCGCCCGAGGCGGCGGAACAGCTCGCTGCGCGGACGGCCCCGCTGACCGGCCAGGAGCCGATCGCCGACGAGCAGCCGGGCTCCCTGATCGGCCGGGTGGGCAGCGCCGAATGGAATCTGCTCACCGACGAGGTGACCTGGTCCGACGAACTGTTCCAGATCTTCGGCCGCACCGCCGAGGCCGGACCGCTCTCCCTGGACGACCTGCCCGCCGTACTCCTGCCCGAGGACCAGCCGCTGCTCACCGCGCTGGTGACCGACTGCCTCGTCGACGGCAAGCCGATAGACGGTGAATTCCGCATCCTGCGCCCGGACGGGCGGATGCGGAGCCTGCACATGATGGGCGAGCCCGTGCTCGACGCGGACGGCTGCACCGCCTCCATGTGGGCGGTCCTGCGCGATGTCAGCGCGCTGCACCGCAGCCGGCAGACGGTACGCCGGACGCAGGAGTCGGCCCGCCGCCAGCAGGACATCGCCCGGGCCGAGCGCCGGATGGCCATGGATCTGCAGGAGGCCGTGCTCCCGCCGTGGCGGGGCTCGCTGCGCCTCCCGGACCAGGGGCCCGGGGCCCTGGACATCGCGGCCCACTACCTGCCCTCGGAATCGAGCGCCCTGATCGGTGGCGGCTGGTACGACGCGATGGAACTGCCGGACGGCAGGACGCTGCTCACGGTCGGCGATCTCACCGGTCACGGCATCCAGGCCACCTCCGCCATGGCGATGATCCTCGGTGCGCTGCGCGGCATGGCCGTGGCCGGGATCGAACCCGGGGCGCTGATGGGGCACCTCAACCAGTTACTGGAGACATCGATCCAGCCCGCGCTGGGCAGCGCGGTGTGCTGCCGGTTCGACCCCGCCACCCGCAGGCTGGACTGGGCGCAGGCCGGACACCCGGCACCGCTGCTCTTCCGCGACGGGGCCGGGCGCCCGGTCCCTCCGCCGGACGGGGTGCTGCTCGGAGCGGCGTCCGGGGTCACCTACGAGCAGGAAGAACTGCACCTGCTGCCCGGTGACGTGCTGGTCCTGCACACCGACGGGCTGGCCCGGGACAACGGGAACACGCGCAACGGCCTGCGCCCGGGCACGGAGACACTGCTCGGACTCGCGCCGCGCTTCGCCGAGGCCCGTACCGCGCAGGAGTGCGTACGGACCGTCGTCGAGGAGTTCGGCGGCACCGAGCGTCTGGACGACGCGTGTGTGCTCATCGCCCGCATCGGGGCGTAG
- a CDS encoding DNA photolyase family protein, producing the protein MTVAVVLFTADLRLHDHPPMRAALAAADEVVPLFVRDRAITEAGFGAPNRLAFLADCLRDLDAGLRERGGRLVIRSGDVVEEVGRIVSETGAGDVHVAAGVSAYARRREERLRAALESGGRRLHVHDGVVTAVAPGAVTPAASDHFAVFTPYFRHWSTERIRDAFGAPRSVPVPDGPGSEPVPLRPDVSGVSPGLAEGGERQARTRLTAWRRHGITAYEDGHDDLAGDATSRLSPHLHFGTLSPVELVHRARSAGGTGADAFVRQLCWREFHHQVLAARPAVSHEDYRTRHDRWRSEADAAEEIEAWRQGRTGYPVVDAALRQLLHEGWMHNRGRLLAAGFLTKTLYVDWRIGAQHFLDLLVDGDVANNQLNWQWMAGTGTDSRPNRVLNPVTQARRYDPDGSYVRRWVPELAGVSGPAVHEPWKLRGPESDRPDYPEPIVELSDGLARFRRARGLD; encoded by the coding sequence ATGACCGTAGCGGTCGTCCTGTTCACCGCCGATCTCCGGCTCCACGACCACCCGCCGATGCGGGCGGCCCTCGCGGCGGCTGACGAGGTCGTGCCTCTCTTCGTCCGCGACCGGGCGATCACGGAGGCCGGATTCGGTGCCCCCAACCGACTGGCCTTCCTCGCGGACTGTCTGAGAGACCTCGACGCCGGGCTGCGCGAGCGGGGCGGACGGCTGGTGATCCGCTCGGGCGATGTCGTCGAAGAGGTGGGGCGGATCGTCTCCGAGACCGGCGCCGGCGACGTCCATGTGGCCGCGGGCGTCAGCGCCTACGCCCGCCGCCGCGAGGAACGGCTGCGCGCGGCGCTGGAGTCCGGCGGCCGGCGGCTGCACGTCCACGACGGCGTGGTCACGGCGGTGGCGCCCGGTGCCGTGACGCCCGCCGCGTCGGACCACTTCGCGGTGTTCACCCCGTACTTCAGGCACTGGTCCACGGAACGGATCAGGGACGCGTTCGGCGCGCCCCGCTCCGTACCGGTCCCGGACGGGCCCGGGTCCGAGCCGGTGCCGCTCCGCCCGGACGTGTCCGGGGTCTCGCCGGGGCTCGCCGAAGGCGGGGAACGACAGGCCCGTACCCGGCTGACGGCGTGGCGGCGGCACGGGATCACGGCGTACGAGGACGGGCACGACGACCTGGCCGGGGACGCGACGTCCCGGCTCTCGCCGCATCTGCACTTCGGCACCCTGTCCCCCGTCGAGCTCGTCCACCGGGCCCGTTCCGCCGGCGGGACCGGAGCCGACGCCTTCGTCCGGCAGCTGTGCTGGCGCGAGTTCCACCACCAGGTCCTCGCGGCCCGGCCCGCCGTGTCCCACGAGGACTACCGCACCCGGCACGACCGGTGGCGGTCCGAGGCGGACGCGGCCGAGGAGATCGAGGCCTGGCGGCAGGGGCGCACCGGCTACCCGGTGGTCGACGCCGCGCTGCGCCAGCTGCTCCATGAGGGCTGGATGCACAACCGCGGCCGGCTCCTCGCCGCGGGCTTCCTGACCAAGACCCTGTACGTGGACTGGCGCATCGGCGCACAGCACTTCCTGGACCTGCTGGTCGACGGAGACGTCGCCAACAACCAGCTGAACTGGCAGTGGATGGCGGGAACAGGCACGGACAGCCGCCCCAACCGGGTGCTCAACCCCGTGACGCAGGCCCGGCGCTACGACCCGGACGGCAGCTATGTGCGTCGCTGGGTGCCGGAACTGGCGGGAGTGTCCGGGCCCGCCGTGCACGAGCCCTGGAAGCTCCGGGGGCCGGAGAGCGACCGCCCGGACTATCCGGAGCCGATCGTGGAACTGTCCGACGGGCTGGCCCGCTTCCGGCGGGCGCGCGGCCTGGACTGA
- a CDS encoding alpha/beta fold hydrolase has protein sequence MRIPAFLGQRGTRRGCALAAALTAVLYGAAAPAAAARGEDGHPRPTVVLVHDAFADASGWNAVAERLQRHGYTVVAPANPLRGLAADAAGAADVLKRITGPVVLVGHGYGGAVIGVAAAGNPHVTSLVYISALMPDRGEALGPLSSRFPGSGLGAALRRTPVRNADGTPGADLYIQNARFHALVAADRPRAAAAVMAASQRPLNASAFGERAAAAAWRTIPSWALVATGDRIVPPRLARFQADRAHAHTVEVNSSHVAMASRPDAVTDLILAAAGDTPPAQRPLAATGTRTLVLALTGCAAGLAVFLGGGLVSSARRRDSFAR, from the coding sequence ATGCGCATACCGGCCTTCCTCGGCCAGCGGGGTACGCGACGCGGATGTGCCCTCGCGGCCGCCCTCACCGCAGTGCTGTACGGGGCGGCCGCACCCGCCGCGGCCGCCCGGGGCGAGGACGGGCACCCCAGGCCGACGGTGGTGCTGGTGCACGACGCCTTCGCCGACGCGTCCGGCTGGAACGCGGTCGCCGAGCGACTGCAGCGCCACGGATACACGGTCGTCGCCCCCGCCAACCCGCTCCGTGGCCTCGCTGCGGACGCCGCCGGAGCGGCCGACGTGCTCAAGCGCATCACGGGCCCCGTCGTGCTCGTGGGCCACGGCTACGGGGGAGCGGTCATCGGCGTCGCGGCAGCGGGCAATCCGCACGTCACGTCCCTGGTCTACATATCCGCCCTGATGCCGGACCGGGGCGAGGCGCTCGGACCACTCAGCTCGCGCTTCCCGGGCAGCGGACTCGGTGCGGCGCTCAGGCGCACACCCGTCCGGAACGCCGACGGGACACCGGGCGCCGACCTCTACATCCAGAACGCCAGATTCCACGCCCTCGTCGCCGCGGACCGGCCCCGAGCGGCCGCCGCCGTCATGGCGGCCTCCCAACGCCCCCTGAACGCATCAGCGTTCGGGGAAAGGGCCGCCGCGGCCGCCTGGCGGACCATCCCCTCCTGGGCGCTGGTCGCGACCGGCGACAGGATCGTGCCGCCCCGTCTGGCCCGCTTCCAGGCTGACCGCGCCCACGCCCACACCGTCGAGGTGAACTCCTCGCACGTCGCCATGGCCTCCCGCCCCGACGCGGTCACCGACCTCATCCTCGCCGCCGCAGGAGACACCCCTCCCGCACAGCGGCCCCTCGCCGCGACGGGAACCAGAACGCTCGTCCTCGCGCTGACCGGCTGCGCCGCAGGGCTCGCCGTGTTCCTCGGCGGCGGACTCGTGTCGTCCGCCCGCCGCCGCGACAGCTTCGCCCGCTGA
- a CDS encoding SDR family oxidoreductase produces MTSDRGNQPLHCLVTGATGYIGGRLVPELLAAGHRVRCLARTPEKLRDYPWAGEVEIVRGDVTDADSLAPALRGIDVAYYLVHALTSGEGFEETDRRAATVFGEQARAAHVGRIVYLGGLTPSDVPEHELSPHLRSRAEVGRILLDSGVPTAALRAAVIIGSGSASFEMLRYLTERLPVMVTPSWVSTRIQPVAVRDVLRCLVGSARLPGEVSRTFDIGGPDIVTYRDMMQRYAEIAALPHRLILPVPMLTPRLSSHWIGLVTPVPRAIARPLAESLRYEVVCREHDIARYVPEGPGQPFGLDKALELALQRVREARVTTRWSSASIPGVPSDPLPTDPDWAGGSLYTDVRGREVEASAEALWRVVEGIGGDHGWYSFPLAWAVRGWLDRLVGGVGLRRGRRDTDRLRVGDSLDFWRVEEIEPGRLLRLRAEMRLPGLAWLEMHVEPDGRGRARYRQRALFHPRGLLGHAYWWSVWPFHSVVFGGMARNIARTAEGAASPERASAPVSP; encoded by the coding sequence ATGACGAGCGACCGCGGGAATCAGCCGCTGCACTGTCTGGTCACCGGCGCCACGGGCTACATCGGGGGGCGGCTGGTCCCGGAGCTGCTGGCGGCGGGGCACCGGGTGCGCTGTCTGGCGCGTACTCCGGAGAAGCTGCGGGACTACCCGTGGGCGGGCGAGGTGGAGATCGTCCGCGGTGACGTCACGGACGCGGATTCGCTCGCGCCCGCGCTGCGGGGCATCGACGTGGCGTACTACCTCGTCCACGCGCTGACGTCCGGCGAGGGTTTCGAGGAGACGGACCGCAGGGCCGCCACGGTCTTCGGTGAGCAGGCGCGTGCCGCGCACGTCGGCCGGATCGTCTACCTCGGCGGTCTCACCCCGTCCGACGTGCCCGAGCACGAGCTGTCGCCCCATCTGCGGTCGCGGGCCGAGGTCGGCAGGATCCTGCTGGACTCCGGCGTCCCGACCGCCGCGCTGCGGGCCGCGGTCATCATCGGATCCGGATCGGCGTCGTTCGAGATGCTGCGGTACCTGACCGAACGGCTGCCCGTGATGGTGACGCCGAGCTGGGTCTCGACACGGATCCAGCCGGTCGCGGTGCGGGACGTGCTGCGCTGCCTGGTCGGCAGCGCCCGGCTGCCGGGCGAGGTCAGCCGCACGTTCGACATCGGCGGACCCGACATCGTCACCTACCGCGACATGATGCAGCGCTACGCGGAGATCGCGGCGCTTCCGCACCGGCTGATCCTGCCCGTCCCGATGCTGACCCCGCGGCTGTCCAGCCACTGGATCGGGCTGGTCACGCCGGTGCCGCGGGCGATCGCGCGCCCGCTCGCGGAGTCCCTGCGGTACGAGGTCGTCTGCCGGGAACACGACATCGCCCGGTACGTCCCCGAAGGTCCCGGGCAGCCGTTCGGCCTCGACAAGGCGCTGGAACTGGCGCTGCAACGCGTCCGGGAGGCCCGGGTCACCACCCGGTGGTCCTCCGCGTCGATCCCCGGCGTGCCCAGCGATCCGCTGCCCACCGACCCCGACTGGGCCGGCGGCAGCCTGTACACGGACGTGCGCGGCCGCGAGGTCGAGGCGTCCGCGGAGGCCCTCTGGCGCGTCGTCGAGGGGATCGGCGGCGACCACGGCTGGTATTCCTTCCCGCTCGCCTGGGCGGTGCGCGGGTGGCTCGACCGGCTGGTGGGAGGTGTCGGCCTGCGGCGCGGGCGGCGTGACACCGACCGGCTGAGGGTGGGTGACTCGCTCGACTTCTGGCGCGTCGAGGAGATCGAGCCTGGCCGCCTGCTGCGGCTGCGCGCGGAGATGCGGCTGCCGGGGCTGGCGTGGCTGGAGATGCACGTGGAGCCCGACGGCCGCGGCCGGGCGCGGTACCGCCAGCGCGCCCTCTTCCACCCGCGCGGACTGCTGGGTCACGCGTACTGGTGGAGCGTGTGGCCGTTCCACTCGGTCGTGTTCGGCGGGATGGCCCGCAACATCGCCCGTACGGCAGAGGGCGCGGCATCACCCGAACGGGCGAGCGCACCGGTGTCACCCTGA
- a CDS encoding type B 50S ribosomal protein L31: protein MKSRIHPVSRPVVFRDRASGAAFLTRSTADSDQRVTWEDGRSYPVIDVETSSASHPFYTGNQQVLDTAGRIEQFNRRYGTGVSAPGA, encoded by the coding sequence ATGAAGTCCCGAATCCACCCCGTCTCCCGTCCGGTGGTCTTCCGTGACCGCGCCTCGGGGGCTGCCTTCCTCACCCGGTCGACCGCCGACTCGGATCAGCGTGTGACCTGGGAGGACGGCCGGAGCTATCCCGTCATCGACGTGGAGACCTCCTCGGCGAGCCACCCGTTCTACACGGGGAACCAGCAGGTGCTGGACACGGCCGGCCGGATCGAGCAGTTCAACCGTCGCTACGGCACCGGGGTGTCCGCCCCCGGGGCGTGA
- a CDS encoding DinB family protein, translating to MTWTAPEAERMGGSLVAQERDMLTGYLGWFRATLLQKCAGLTGEQLAERTTPPSNLSLLGLVRHMAKVERTWFRQRFAGEDLAPMYDPEKGRDADFEDLDPARAAEDYARLVEECRLADEIVAGASFDDTFVHDGEVFSLRLVHVHMIGEYARHIGHADLVRERLDGVTGA from the coding sequence ATGACATGGACAGCACCTGAAGCCGAACGCATGGGCGGCTCACTCGTCGCCCAAGAGCGGGACATGCTCACCGGATACCTCGGCTGGTTCCGCGCCACCCTCCTCCAGAAGTGCGCCGGCCTGACCGGCGAACAGCTCGCCGAGCGGACCACGCCCCCGTCGAACCTCTCGCTGCTCGGACTCGTCCGCCACATGGCCAAGGTCGAACGCACCTGGTTCCGGCAGCGGTTCGCCGGTGAGGACCTCGCCCCGATGTACGACCCGGAGAAGGGCAGGGACGCGGACTTCGAGGACCTCGACCCGGCCCGGGCCGCCGAGGACTACGCCCGGCTGGTCGAGGAGTGCCGGCTGGCGGACGAGATCGTCGCGGGCGCCTCGTTCGACGACACCTTCGTCCACGACGGCGAGGTCTTCTCGCTGCGGCTCGTACACGTCCACATGATCGGCGAGTACGCACGCCACATCGGCCACGCCGACCTGGTGCGCGAGCGGCTGGACGGGGTCACCGGGGCGTGA
- the rpmG gene encoding 50S ribosomal protein L33 → MARSEARPVVTLRSTAGTGQSYVTRKSRRNNPDRLVLRKFDPAAGRHVLFREER, encoded by the coding sequence ATGGCCCGCAGTGAAGCCCGTCCCGTCGTCACCCTCCGCTCGACCGCCGGAACGGGGCAGAGCTACGTGACGCGTAAGAGCCGTCGCAACAACCCCGACCGGCTGGTCCTGCGCAAGTTCGACCCCGCGGCCGGCCGCCACGTGCTGTTCCGCGAGGAACGCTGA
- a CDS encoding VanZ family protein, whose product MNAEAGRGPRNGTRHRTWGRVLLQVSILVLALLAMVGFSVVLAKVTLTPSPASEDIVTSNLRPGRSLRQYAEDYTFLAACKQAGGNLVLGMPFGVLLPILVPRRLRMVRMVLLTVLVIVVVELVQGALVAGRAFDIDDVILNTAGALLGYLLVGRRLSHRYHVLAAGPEPEPAPARKKEAPARKPRPKPARPRTGKPTGRAATSWTRVRQGVRAGFTRTRVRKG is encoded by the coding sequence ATGAATGCAGAGGCTGGAAGAGGTCCGCGCAACGGAACGCGGCACAGGACATGGGGCCGTGTGCTGCTCCAGGTCAGCATCCTGGTACTGGCCCTCCTGGCCATGGTCGGTTTCTCCGTCGTCCTGGCGAAGGTGACGCTCACACCGTCGCCCGCGTCGGAGGACATCGTCACGTCGAACCTGCGCCCGGGGCGCTCGCTGCGGCAGTACGCCGAGGACTACACGTTCCTCGCCGCCTGCAAACAGGCGGGCGGCAACCTGGTGCTGGGCATGCCGTTCGGCGTTCTGCTGCCCATCCTCGTGCCGCGGCGGCTGCGCATGGTCCGCATGGTGCTGCTGACCGTCCTGGTCATCGTCGTGGTGGAACTGGTGCAGGGAGCCCTCGTCGCTGGGCGCGCGTTCGACATCGACGACGTCATCCTCAACACGGCCGGCGCGCTGCTCGGTTATCTGCTGGTGGGGCGGCGGCTGAGCCACCGCTACCACGTGCTCGCCGCCGGACCCGAGCCCGAGCCGGCTCCGGCCCGCAAGAAGGAGGCTCCGGCGCGCAAACCGCGTCCGAAGCCCGCCCGTCCCCGGACCGGGAAGCCGACCGGCCGGGCGGCCACGTCCTGGACGCGGGTGCGCCAGGGAGTACGGGCCGGCTTCACCCGGACACGCGTCCGCAAGGGCTGA